A single window of Syntrophus aciditrophicus SB DNA harbors:
- the folK gene encoding 2-amino-4-hydroxy-6-hydroxymethyldihydropteridine diphosphokinase, producing MCEEVLGVIAYIGIGSNLGQPLEQCLEAIKCLSSVNAITLLRCSSLYRTEPIGLKNQPWFVNAVAEIRTSLSPRALLRILMQIEEAMGRVREAHWGPRIIDLDILLFGQEIVQEQDLKIPHPELHKRRFVLIPLSELASYAIHPAFGVSIRGLMERLEDDSRVERIEYG from the coding sequence TTGTGTGAAGAAGTTTTGGGGGTCATTGCCTATATCGGCATCGGATCGAATCTTGGGCAGCCCTTGGAACAGTGTCTCGAAGCCATTAAGTGTCTTTCGTCTGTCAACGCCATTACGCTCCTGCGTTGTTCCTCTCTTTACAGGACTGAACCGATAGGGTTGAAAAATCAGCCCTGGTTTGTTAATGCCGTTGCTGAAATACGTACATCTCTTTCACCGCGAGCGCTTTTGCGAATCCTCATGCAGATTGAGGAAGCTATGGGGAGAGTTCGGGAAGCGCATTGGGGTCCACGGATCATTGATCTGGATATTCTCCTGTTCGGGCAGGAGATCGTTCAGGAGCAGGATCTGAAGATTCCTCATCCCGAACTGCATAAAAGGCGTTTTGTCCTTATCCCGCTGAGCGAACTGGCCTCCTATGCGATTCATCCGGCTTTCGGGGTATCGATTCGTGGACTCATGGAGAGGCTTGAGGACGACAGCCGGGTTGAACGCATTGAATATGGTTAA
- the pgsA gene encoding CDP-diacylglycerol--glycerol-3-phosphate 3-phosphatidyltransferase, translated as MKRHPLVSAGEKIYNLPNIITMLRIGVIPALFFLLTSPGATWSLVIAFLFITAALTDLLDGYIARKYGIVTTMGKFLDPIADKLIVNTAMILMIPIGRIPAWIVAITIIRDIAVDGMRSIASGEGMVIDASSLGKRKTLCQTIAVSALIIHYQFLGLNAHAVGIVILYIALLLTVYSGLDYFMQFYQCAIRNKE; from the coding sequence ATGAAACGACATCCACTGGTATCCGCCGGCGAAAAAATCTATAACCTGCCTAACATCATCACCATGTTGAGAATCGGGGTGATTCCTGCTCTCTTTTTTCTGCTGACTTCACCAGGCGCTACATGGAGCCTGGTGATTGCTTTTCTGTTTATTACCGCAGCGCTGACCGATCTTCTGGATGGCTACATTGCAAGAAAATACGGGATTGTTACGACGATGGGAAAGTTTCTGGATCCCATCGCCGACAAGCTGATCGTCAATACCGCCATGATTCTCATGATTCCGATCGGCCGCATTCCTGCCTGGATTGTGGCAATTACGATTATCCGCGATATCGCCGTGGACGGCATGAGAAGCATCGCATCGGGAGAAGGAATGGTTATTGATGCAAGCAGTCTGGGAAAGAGAAAAACCCTCTGCCAGACCATTGCCGTCTCGGCATTGATTATTCACTATCAATTTCTGGGACTCAACGCTCATGCGGTGGGTATCGTGATTCTTTATATTGCCCTTTTGCTGACGGTGTATTCCGGATTGGATTACTTCATGCAATTTTATCAGTGCGCCATCCGCAATAAAGAATAG
- a CDS encoding nuclear transport factor 2 family protein, with product MKKWENNVLAGSENAEDYIYIIHSAGEKVSRRQFLKQMRQIQTLARHFALEPKDVSILKQNDHAVVLFDQIISVENNIFQGVYMKLFLEKRDKQWLAMKDSNQAAPVILAGSRRCDGLPEGENIPVTQTTGTSRSDQTEPLTPIASVSPVHTEISKYERDIRINTTPDEKAISSLISRWARSWESDDMPAYQDCYAEDFRSRNMDLKSWIRYKKGLYERYRSIQVVVWNVDIKIYAEQGRATARFTQRYTAPGMNETGTKELRLIKIGNAWKISRERMVD from the coding sequence ATGAAAAAATGGGAAAACAATGTACTTGCCGGAAGTGAAAATGCCGAGGACTATATTTATATCATTCACTCAGCAGGTGAGAAAGTCAGCAGAAGACAGTTCTTGAAACAAATGCGTCAGATTCAGACCCTGGCCAGGCACTTTGCCTTGGAACCTAAAGATGTTTCCATACTTAAACAGAATGATCACGCAGTCGTCCTGTTCGATCAAATCATTTCTGTCGAAAACAACATTTTTCAAGGTGTTTACATGAAGCTTTTCCTAGAAAAGCGGGATAAGCAGTGGCTGGCCATGAAAGACTCGAACCAGGCAGCTCCGGTCATTCTGGCCGGATCGCGCAGGTGTGACGGCCTGCCTGAAGGGGAAAATATCCCTGTGACGCAGACAACCGGGACATCCCGGTCTGATCAAACAGAACCTCTCACTCCGATCGCATCCGTTTCGCCGGTTCACACGGAAATCTCGAAATATGAAAGGGATATCAGGATTAATACAACTCCTGACGAGAAAGCGATTTCCAGTTTAATATCCAGATGGGCCAGAAGCTGGGAGTCCGACGATATGCCTGCTTACCAGGATTGTTATGCGGAAGACTTTCGATCCCGGAATATGGATTTGAAAAGTTGGATCCGATACAAGAAGGGTCTGTATGAACGTTACAGAAGCATCCAAGTTGTCGTCTGGAACGTCGATATCAAGATCTACGCCGAACAGGGCAGAGCAACAGCAAGATTTACTCAGAGGTACACCGCCCCTGGAATGAACGAAACGGGCACAAAAGAGCTGCGGCTTATAAAGATCGGAAATGCTTGGAAGATTAGTCGGGAAAGGATGGTCGATTAA
- a CDS encoding acetylornithine transaminase, with translation MTTEELIALSEKNIMGTYRRFPIVLTRGEGVRVWDRDGKEYLDFVAGIAVCSLGHSHPAVVEAIKRQAETLMHVSNLYHIEPQIHFADQLVKHSFADKVFFCNSGAEANEGAIKLARKYAFENMEPGRCELITMKDSFHGRTLATITATGQKKFQVGFEPLPEGFNYVPFNDLAALEGAVTERTCGVLLEPIQGEGGVRMPDRHYLRKVRELCDDRGILMILDEVQVGMGRTGHLFAYEHDSVTPDIMTLAKALGNGFPIGAVLATDRVASSFVPGSHASTFGGNPLAMAAGLTVMETLLEGDILENCRRSGRYFLESLENLKRKYPFVKEVRGRGLIIGMELTAEGTDIVRSCMEKGLLINCTSGNVLRFIPPLIITEAEVDRAVEILDRAMGER, from the coding sequence ATGACAACAGAGGAACTGATTGCGCTTTCTGAAAAGAATATCATGGGAACCTATCGCCGTTTTCCTATTGTTCTGACCAGGGGAGAAGGCGTTCGGGTCTGGGACAGAGATGGTAAAGAATATCTCGACTTTGTAGCCGGCATAGCGGTCTGCAGTCTGGGGCATTCTCACCCGGCCGTGGTCGAGGCCATCAAACGGCAGGCCGAAACCCTCATGCATGTATCGAATCTCTATCATATCGAGCCGCAGATTCACTTTGCCGACCAGCTCGTGAAGCATTCTTTCGCAGATAAGGTATTTTTCTGCAACAGCGGCGCTGAAGCCAATGAAGGAGCAATCAAGCTTGCACGCAAATACGCTTTTGAAAACATGGAGCCCGGCCGCTGCGAGTTGATTACTATGAAAGATTCTTTTCATGGAAGAACATTGGCAACGATTACTGCTACGGGTCAGAAAAAGTTTCAGGTTGGTTTTGAGCCCTTGCCGGAAGGGTTCAATTATGTCCCTTTCAACGACCTTGCTGCTCTGGAGGGGGCGGTGACGGAGCGGACATGCGGCGTTCTCCTCGAACCCATTCAGGGAGAGGGCGGTGTTCGAATGCCTGACAGGCATTACCTGAGAAAAGTAAGGGAGTTATGCGATGACAGGGGCATTCTGATGATCCTCGACGAAGTGCAGGTCGGCATGGGACGCACCGGACATTTATTTGCTTATGAACACGATTCGGTGACACCGGATATCATGACACTGGCCAAGGCGTTGGGAAACGGCTTCCCAATTGGCGCCGTGCTGGCGACTGACCGGGTTGCATCCTCTTTCGTCCCGGGAAGCCATGCCTCCACCTTCGGAGGAAATCCACTCGCCATGGCTGCAGGACTTACCGTAATGGAAACTCTCCTTGAGGGAGATATCCTGGAGAATTGTCGGCGATCAGGGAGATACTTTCTTGAAAGTCTCGAAAATTTAAAGAGGAAATATCCGTTTGTGAAGGAAGTCCGAGGACGGGGATTGATAATTGGAATGGAACTGACTGCTGAGGGAACCGATATTGTCCGTTCCTGCATGGAAAAGGGGCTGCTGATCAACTGCACGAGCGGAAATGTTTTGCGCTTTATTCCGCCGTTGATCATAACGGAAGCGGAAGTGGATCGGGCGGTTGAAATACTGGACAGGGCGATGGGAGAACGATGA
- a CDS encoding argininosuccinate synthase gives MDTGVKKVVLAYSGGLDTSVIVQWLIETYGCEVIAFAADVGQKEELEGLREKAIKTGASKIYIEDLREEFARDFVFPALRANAIYEGTYLLGTSLARPLIAKRQVEIARAEGADAVCHGATGKGNDQVRFELTYMALEPNIRIISAWKDPNWHFKSREDMFDYAEKHNIPLPLTREKPYSSDRNLLHISHEGAILEDPWAEPPEDIFTISLSPEAAPDKPTYVEIDFEQGNPVALDGARLSPAALMEKMNDIAGANGIGRVDMVENRFVGMKSRGVYETPGGTVLWAAHRALESLTMDREVMLMRDSLIPKYAQLAYNGFWYAPEMEALQALIDETQKKATGTVRMKLYKGNSIVVGRKSPYSLYSEDFATFEKDQVYNQMDATGFIRLNALRLRIAAMKK, from the coding sequence GTGGATACCGGTGTAAAAAAAGTAGTTCTTGCTTATTCTGGCGGACTGGATACGTCAGTCATCGTCCAATGGTTGATCGAAACATACGGATGCGAAGTCATTGCCTTTGCCGCTGACGTCGGTCAGAAGGAAGAACTGGAAGGATTAAGGGAAAAAGCCATAAAAACCGGGGCCAGTAAAATCTATATCGAGGATCTCCGCGAAGAATTCGCCCGGGATTTTGTTTTTCCGGCACTGCGGGCAAACGCCATCTACGAGGGGACCTATCTGCTGGGAACATCGCTGGCAAGACCTTTGATTGCCAAACGCCAGGTGGAAATTGCCCGGGCGGAAGGGGCGGATGCGGTTTGTCATGGGGCAACGGGTAAAGGGAATGATCAGGTGCGGTTCGAATTGACCTACATGGCCTTGGAGCCGAACATCCGGATCATTTCGGCCTGGAAGGATCCAAACTGGCATTTCAAATCCCGGGAAGACATGTTTGATTACGCGGAAAAGCACAATATCCCGCTTCCTCTCACGCGGGAAAAGCCTTACAGCAGCGACCGCAATCTGTTGCATATCTCACATGAGGGCGCCATCCTGGAAGATCCCTGGGCGGAACCGCCTGAAGACATTTTTACGATATCCTTATCTCCTGAAGCAGCACCGGATAAGCCGACTTACGTGGAAATCGATTTCGAACAGGGAAATCCCGTTGCTCTCGACGGTGCACGTCTGAGTCCGGCAGCCCTGATGGAGAAGATGAATGACATAGCGGGGGCCAACGGCATCGGCCGTGTCGATATGGTGGAAAACCGGTTCGTCGGAATGAAATCCCGAGGGGTTTATGAGACGCCGGGAGGGACCGTGCTCTGGGCGGCACACCGCGCCCTGGAGTCTCTCACCATGGACAGGGAGGTGATGCTGATGCGCGATTCTCTCATTCCCAAATACGCCCAGCTGGCTTACAATGGATTCTGGTATGCCCCGGAAATGGAAGCCCTGCAGGCCTTGATCGATGAAACCCAGAAAAAGGCAACGGGCACGGTCCGGATGAAACTCTACAAGGGCAACTCTATTGTCGTCGGCAGAAAGTCCCCATATTCCCTGTATAGTGAAGACTTTGCAACCTTTGAAAAAGATCAGGTTTACAATCAGATGGATGCAACGGGGTTCATTCGGCTCAATGCATTGAGACTGCGAATCGCGGCCATGAAGAAATAA
- the argF gene encoding ornithine carbamoyltransferase, with the protein MKKDLLSIYDLEAGDFKAIFEKARHLKSVHEQGVAYTPLKGKTLGMIFDKSSTRTRISFEVGMYQLGGLALFLSNRDTQLGRGETVADSARIMSRYLNGIMIRTFSHLIIEEFAAHATIPVINGLTDLLHPCQILSDLFTIIEKKGSYERLKIVYVGDGNNIANSWINAAARLPFHLALSCPEGYDPDSGILDRGVKEAKEGVSLMRDPYEAVRNADVVYTDVWASMGQEAEQEARARVFRPYQINEALLSPAKKDAIVMHCLPAHRGEEITAAVLDGPRSVIIDQAENRLHVQKAILEILI; encoded by the coding sequence ATGAAAAAGGATCTGTTAAGCATCTATGATCTTGAAGCAGGAGATTTTAAGGCTATTTTTGAGAAAGCCCGGCATCTCAAGTCGGTGCATGAGCAAGGGGTGGCCTACACTCCTCTGAAGGGGAAAACGCTGGGAATGATTTTTGACAAATCTTCAACCAGAACGAGGATTTCTTTCGAAGTCGGCATGTATCAGCTCGGCGGTCTGGCTCTTTTTCTCAGCAATCGGGACACACAGCTCGGACGGGGGGAAACGGTTGCCGACAGCGCCCGGATTATGTCACGCTACCTCAATGGAATCATGATTCGCACCTTCTCTCACCTCATCATTGAAGAATTTGCCGCCCATGCCACCATCCCGGTGATCAACGGCCTGACGGATCTGCTGCATCCCTGTCAGATCCTGAGCGACCTCTTTACGATCATTGAGAAAAAAGGGAGTTACGAGAGGTTGAAAATCGTTTATGTGGGCGACGGGAACAACATCGCCAATTCCTGGATCAACGCTGCAGCCAGGCTCCCATTCCATTTGGCGCTTTCCTGTCCGGAAGGATATGATCCGGATTCCGGGATTCTCGACCGCGGGGTGAAGGAAGCAAAGGAGGGGGTGTCTCTCATGCGCGATCCGTATGAGGCCGTAAGGAATGCCGACGTCGTCTATACCGATGTCTGGGCCAGCATGGGACAGGAAGCGGAACAGGAGGCGCGGGCCAGAGTCTTCCGGCCTTATCAGATCAATGAGGCTCTGCTTTCTCCGGCAAAAAAGGACGCCATCGTCATGCATTGCCTTCCCGCGCACCGGGGTGAAGAAATTACCGCGGCAGTTCTAGATGGCCCCCGGTCGGTCATCATCGATCAGGCGGAAAACCGTCTGCATGTTCAGAAAGCGATACTGGAAATTTTAATTTAG
- the lysA gene encoding diaminopimelate decarboxylase has product MNDFLYKDQQLWCENIPVSQIAEEVGTPFYLYSHATLRNHFRVFAEAFAKVPSIICFAVKANSNLAVLRVLIAEGGGVDIVSGGELYRALQAGVEPGKVVYSGVGKRVDEIEYALRSGILMFNVESLQELEVINRCAQNLGVSAGIALRVNPDVDPKTHPHISTGLKENKFGIDIERSLETYRHARSLQHLDIRGVSCHIGSQVTRLSPFLEALERLSLLVHQLKREDFDIRYVDLGGGLGITYNQEMPPHPSEYAKAILETSRDLDCTFIFEPGRVIVGNAGILVTRVLYTKSNDNKNFIIVDAGMNDLVRPSLYNSFHAIRPVIEENRKEIIADVVGPICESGDYLAKARKLKDFHRGDLLAVFSAGAYGFTMASNYNSRPRIPEIMVREDQYYVVRRRETYADLISHEEIPAFLKNKAISRTGK; this is encoded by the coding sequence ATGAATGATTTTCTATATAAAGATCAACAGTTGTGGTGTGAGAACATTCCCGTCTCTCAAATAGCAGAGGAAGTGGGGACGCCGTTTTACCTTTACAGCCACGCGACCCTGAGGAATCATTTTCGCGTGTTTGCCGAGGCTTTCGCGAAGGTGCCCTCCATCATCTGTTTTGCGGTCAAGGCCAATTCCAACCTGGCGGTGCTCAGGGTCCTGATCGCCGAAGGTGGCGGGGTCGATATCGTGTCGGGCGGCGAGCTGTACCGTGCTCTTCAGGCCGGAGTGGAACCGGGAAAAGTCGTGTATTCCGGGGTGGGAAAGCGCGTGGATGAAATCGAATACGCCCTTCGTTCCGGAATTCTCATGTTCAATGTTGAATCGCTGCAGGAACTGGAGGTCATCAATCGATGTGCACAGAATCTGGGTGTCAGCGCGGGCATTGCCCTGAGGGTCAATCCGGATGTGGATCCCAAGACGCATCCTCATATTTCAACAGGCCTCAAAGAAAACAAATTCGGAATCGATATTGAGCGCTCTCTGGAAACCTATCGTCACGCAAGGTCTCTCCAGCATCTTGATATCAGAGGGGTAAGCTGTCATATCGGCTCACAGGTTACTCGGTTGTCGCCATTTCTTGAGGCCCTGGAAAGACTTTCGCTGTTGGTTCATCAACTGAAACGGGAAGATTTCGACATCCGCTATGTAGATCTGGGGGGCGGGCTCGGAATTACCTATAATCAGGAAATGCCGCCTCATCCCTCGGAATACGCGAAAGCCATTTTAGAAACATCCCGGGATCTGGATTGTACGTTCATATTTGAGCCGGGAAGGGTGATCGTCGGCAACGCCGGGATACTTGTCACCCGGGTTCTTTATACAAAAAGCAATGATAACAAGAATTTCATTATCGTCGATGCGGGAATGAACGATCTCGTCCGGCCGAGCCTCTACAACTCATTTCATGCGATCCGGCCGGTCATCGAGGAAAACCGTAAAGAGATCATCGCCGATGTTGTCGGTCCCATCTGTGAATCCGGTGATTATCTGGCCAAAGCCAGAAAACTAAAAGACTTCCATCGGGGAGACCTTCTTGCTGTATTCAGTGCCGGCGCATACGGGTTCACGATGGCGTCCAATTATAATTCACGACCGAGGATTCCGGAAATCATGGTCAGGGAGGATCAGTATTATGTTGTGCGCAGACGGGAAACCTATGCCGATTTAATTTCGCATGAGGAAATCCCTGCGTTTTTGAAAAACAAGGCGATATCCCGAACAGGAAAGTGA
- the dapA gene encoding 4-hydroxy-tetrahydrodipicolinate synthase has product MFKGAIVAIVTPFKNGEIDEPALRDLIEFQIENGTDGIVPCGTTGESATLSHEEHDRVIEITIDAVRKRVPVIAGTGSNSTVEAMRLTKHAHEAGADGVLVVAPYYNRPTQEGLYQHYKALAESVPIPIIPYNIPSRTGVNILPETVARLAKISNIVGIKEASGSLKQMNDVIRLCDDGFSVLSGDDFFTLPLLTLGGKGVISVISNVAPADMACLVDAFEAGNMKKARAMHDKMVPLVDALFIETNPTPVKAALALMGKISEDVRLPLYRMTETSREKLKRVMQNYGLIG; this is encoded by the coding sequence ATGTTTAAAGGAGCTATTGTCGCGATTGTGACGCCATTTAAGAATGGCGAGATTGATGAACCGGCATTGAGGGATTTGATTGAGTTTCAGATTGAGAACGGGACGGACGGAATTGTTCCTTGCGGGACGACGGGAGAATCGGCAACGCTGTCTCACGAGGAACATGATCGGGTTATCGAAATCACTATAGATGCCGTCAGAAAAAGAGTCCCTGTAATTGCGGGCACTGGTTCGAACAGCACGGTAGAAGCCATGAGATTGACGAAACATGCTCATGAAGCCGGCGCCGATGGCGTACTGGTGGTTGCTCCCTATTATAATCGTCCGACACAGGAGGGACTTTATCAGCATTATAAGGCGCTGGCGGAAAGCGTTCCGATTCCGATCATCCCTTATAATATTCCCAGCCGCACCGGCGTGAATATCCTTCCGGAAACGGTGGCCCGACTGGCGAAAATAAGCAACATCGTCGGTATAAAGGAAGCCTCAGGTTCCCTCAAACAGATGAATGACGTCATCCGATTGTGTGACGATGGCTTTTCCGTTCTTTCGGGAGATGATTTTTTTACCCTGCCTCTGTTGACCCTGGGAGGAAAGGGTGTTATTTCAGTAATATCCAATGTTGCACCAGCTGATATGGCGTGTCTTGTCGACGCTTTCGAGGCCGGAAACATGAAGAAAGCACGGGCGATGCATGACAAGATGGTGCCCCTGGTCGACGCCTTGTTTATTGAAACCAATCCGACTCCGGTCAAGGCGGCTCTGGCCCTGATGGGCAAAATTTCTGAAGATGTGCGGCTGCCGCTCTACCGCATGACGGAGACCAGTCGGGAGAAGCTGAAAAGAGTCATGCAGAACTATGGCCTCATCGGGTGA
- the dapB gene encoding 4-hydroxy-tetrahydrodipicolinate reductase: protein MLKAIVTGGGGKMGARIISLLEEEGGMQLTGVVEKKDHPAAGKDIGEFLGSGKRGIVIQSDLGFCIAGGDVIIDFTSHEASMRHMEMAAEHKRPIVIGSTGFSADEMDRIRKFAQNVPCVLAPNMSVGVNVMFKLLKIVAETLGDDYDVEILEVHHRLKKDAPSGTALKMAQVVAEALGRELDEVGIYERKGLIGERSKKEIGIQALRAGDIVGEHTVIFGAVGERLELIHRAHSRDNFARGAIRAAKWVVRQEPGLYDMQDVLGFRS from the coding sequence ATGTTGAAAGCGATCGTGACCGGGGGCGGCGGAAAAATGGGTGCCCGGATTATCAGTTTGCTTGAAGAAGAGGGAGGCATGCAACTGACAGGGGTCGTCGAAAAAAAGGACCATCCTGCCGCGGGAAAAGACATTGGTGAATTCCTCGGATCGGGAAAGCGGGGGATCGTAATCCAAAGCGATCTCGGTTTCTGCATCGCCGGGGGGGATGTGATTATCGATTTTACAAGCCACGAAGCTTCGATGCGACATATGGAAATGGCTGCGGAACATAAACGGCCCATCGTGATCGGCAGCACAGGATTTTCCGCTGATGAAATGGACAGGATACGGAAGTTCGCTCAGAATGTTCCCTGTGTTCTTGCACCAAACATGAGCGTCGGCGTGAATGTGATGTTCAAGCTTCTTAAAATTGTTGCAGAAACTCTGGGTGACGACTATGATGTTGAAATTCTGGAAGTTCACCACCGTCTTAAAAAGGATGCCCCAAGCGGAACGGCCCTGAAAATGGCTCAGGTTGTTGCGGAGGCGCTGGGTCGGGAACTGGATGAAGTTGGAATCTATGAACGTAAAGGGCTCATCGGTGAACGATCAAAAAAAGAAATCGGCATCCAGGCTCTGCGGGCAGGCGATATCGTGGGAGAACACACAGTGATATTCGGTGCGGTGGGCGAGAGACTTGAACTGATTCATCGCGCGCACAGCAGAGACAATTTTGCCCGAGGCGCCATCCGCGCGGCAAAATGGGTGGTCAGGCAGGAACCGGGACTCTATGATATGCAGGATGTCCTCGGGTTCCGATCCTGA
- the argH gene encoding argininosuccinate lyase: MKDSTEKSKPWGGRFQEPTNELVEAFTASISFDRRLYRYDIEGSIAHARMLVRQEIINRKEGFAIVEGLKEIQRDIETGSFEFSPGDEDIHMAIEKDLIRRIGDAGAKLHTGRSRNDQVALDVRLYLRAEIKEILEFMKVLKGAFLELAKKEAETILPGYTHLQKAQPVLLAHYLLAWREMLDRDESRLRDCYRRVNVLPLGAAALAGTSLPIDRAYVARLLKFPEISRNSMDTVSDRDFVAEFLFASSLIMMHLSRFCEDLILWSSGEFNFVEISDAFTTGSSIMPQKKNPDVAELIRGKTGRVYGNLIALLTLLKGLPMTYNRDLQEDKEPLFDTVDTVKACLQILAEMIRNMKFNREKMRQEAEGGFSTATDLAEYLVMKGIPFREAHGIVGKLVSFCIECKKELAQLSMEEFQRFCPVINEDIHDRLSVSNSVRSRKSYGGTACRQVMEQIRQIEEGAYPSTRRRKEA, from the coding sequence ATGAAGGACAGCACGGAAAAGAGCAAACCCTGGGGCGGGCGATTTCAGGAACCGACTAACGAACTCGTGGAGGCATTCACTGCTTCGATATCGTTTGATCGGCGTCTCTATCGTTATGACATCGAAGGCAGTATCGCTCATGCCCGAATGCTGGTTCGTCAGGAAATCATAAACCGGAAAGAAGGCTTTGCCATCGTCGAGGGCCTGAAGGAGATTCAGCGGGACATTGAAACCGGCAGTTTTGAGTTTTCTCCTGGAGATGAAGACATCCATATGGCGATTGAAAAGGATCTGATCCGACGCATCGGCGATGCGGGGGCAAAACTGCATACCGGTAGAAGCAGAAATGATCAGGTCGCCCTGGATGTCCGCCTCTATCTTCGGGCTGAAATCAAAGAGATTCTTGAGTTTATGAAGGTGCTCAAAGGAGCCTTCCTTGAGCTGGCAAAGAAAGAGGCGGAAACCATCCTTCCCGGCTATACCCATCTGCAGAAGGCGCAGCCGGTCCTTCTGGCTCATTATCTTCTTGCCTGGCGGGAAATGCTCGATCGTGATGAATCACGCCTGCGGGATTGTTACCGCCGTGTGAATGTCCTCCCTCTGGGGGCTGCTGCACTGGCCGGGACCTCTCTACCCATTGACCGAGCCTATGTCGCCCGGCTGCTCAAATTTCCCGAAATATCCCGCAACAGCATGGATACAGTTTCCGACCGCGATTTCGTTGCCGAATTTCTCTTTGCCTCCTCTCTGATCATGATGCACCTGAGCCGTTTCTGTGAAGATCTGATCCTCTGGTCCTCAGGGGAATTTAATTTTGTGGAAATCTCCGATGCCTTCACGACGGGCAGCAGCATCATGCCTCAGAAAAAGAATCCCGATGTGGCGGAACTGATTCGGGGCAAGACGGGAAGGGTGTATGGCAATCTTATCGCTTTGTTGACCCTGCTGAAGGGACTGCCCATGACCTACAACCGGGACCTTCAGGAAGACAAAGAACCCCTTTTCGATACCGTCGATACGGTGAAGGCCTGCCTTCAGATCCTTGCGGAAATGATTCGAAACATGAAGTTCAACCGGGAAAAGATGAGGCAGGAAGCCGAGGGCGGATTCTCCACAGCGACGGACTTGGCTGAATATCTGGTGATGAAAGGCATTCCGTTCCGGGAAGCCCACGGCATCGTCGGGAAGCTGGTCTCTTTTTGCATTGAATGCAAGAAGGAACTGGCGCAGTTGTCCATGGAGGAATTTCAAAGGTTCTGTCCGGTGATCAACGAGGATATTCATGATCGCCTTTCCGTGTCGAACTCGGTTCGGAGCAGAAAAAGCTACGGGGGAACAGCGTGTCGGCAGGTCATGGAGCAGATCCGGCAGATAGAAGAAGGGGCTTATCCCTCAACCAGGAGAAGAAAAGAAGCATGA